A genomic region of Nymphaea colorata isolate Beijing-Zhang1983 chromosome 2, ASM883128v2, whole genome shotgun sequence contains the following coding sequences:
- the LOC116247019 gene encoding probable WRKY transcription factor 75 has protein sequence MPFLIPSLSSYASFSSLLLKHLSLSLSYSLFLSIMEDFCFSSAEHNDIYFPIHPSAPPPSLSHMLSSHNFPVDLHQNPSGLLGLIKTEAAPARNLDPSASQGEAASTGSVEVEAAGPTPEKKKKGEKKERRPRYAFQTRSQVDILDDGYRWRKYGQKAVKNNKHPRSYYRCTHHGCNVKKQVQRLSKDEGVVVTTYEGIHMHLIEKPRDNFESILSQMQVFGNF, from the exons ATGCCTTTTCTtattccttctctttcttcttatgcttccttttcctctcttctcttgaagcatctctctctctctctctcttactctctctttctttctatcatGGAGGACTTTTGCTTCTCTTCAGCTGAACACAACGACATATATTTTCCAATCCATCCTTCTGCACCACCACCATCTCTTTCACATATGTTAAGTTCTCACAACTTTCCAGTAGATCTGCACCAAAATCCAAGTGGGTTGTTAGGGTTAATTAAGACGGAGGCTGCACCTGCTAGGAATTTAGATCCCAGCGCTTCACAAGGAGAAGCGGCCAGTACTGGATCTGTGGAAGTCGAAGCCGCCGGACCAACAccggagaagaagaagaagggtgaGAAGAAGGAGCGGAGGCCGAGGTACGCCTTCCAGACAAGAAGTCAAGTAGACATACTGGACGATGGCTATCGGTGGAGGAAGTATGGGCAAAAGGCAGTGAAGAATAACAAGCATCCTAG AAGCTATTATCGGTGCACCCACCATGGCTGCAACGTGAAGAAACAAGTTCAGCGATTATCAAAGGATGAAGGGGTCGTGGTCACAACTTACGAGGGCATTCATATGCACCTAATTGAGAAACCAAGAGACAACTTTGAGTCTATCTTAAGCCAGATGCAAGTTTTTGGCAACTTCTAA